The proteins below are encoded in one region of Sulfolobus islandicus Y.N.15.51:
- a CDS encoding winged helix-turn-helix transcriptional regulator codes for MESDSTSNYEAIVHKKIKEMGEKGISQQELAKSVGLPIREISGIIKRLVEKKLIIKKAVKENGKNIVKLFAVDSNYNINIYINLNGLDEIPCLSCKSLTKCGNGIHVSPQTCSKLSGWILEKALS; via the coding sequence ATGGAATCAGATTCAACAAGTAATTATGAAGCAATAGTACATAAAAAGATAAAAGAAATGGGAGAAAAAGGAATTTCGCAACAAGAATTGGCTAAATCAGTCGGTTTGCCCATAAGAGAAATTAGTGGAATTATAAAAAGATTAGTTGAGAAGAAACTAATTATTAAAAAAGCTGTGAAAGAAAATGGAAAAAACATAGTTAAATTATTTGCAGTTGACAGCAATTATAATATAAACATTTATATAAATCTTAACGGTTTAGATGAGATTCCTTGCTTAAGTTGTAAAAGCTTAACCAAATGTGGGAATGGAATACATGTAAGCCCACAGACTTGTAGTAAATTATCGGGCTGGATCTTGGAAAAAGCTTTATCTTAA